One Streptomyces hundungensis DNA segment encodes these proteins:
- a CDS encoding sensor histidine kinase, producing the protein MNATRAREGLTAGVRGLAVGSSALTTSIVLFVLAVVSIAVIPLGVGVFTTPSALLKVRAHADTRRKLAQKWSGVRIGSAYRPIPCRPGPLEEVRRCAALLRDPATWHDLRWLLVDMTAGGVLALLPATLLAYLGYGWVLALGVWRPIADAGGDWFLFIHITSQGSAFAAAALGTAMFVLGLFVNPALLRAHFRLVGAVLAPSREAELAQRVDRLTETRHDAVDTSAAELRRIERDLHDGAQARLVAMGMNLGTIEALVETDPAQAKKLLAMARASSAEALTELRDLVRGIHPPVLAERGLADAIKALALRLPVPTEVSVDLPERARAEAPVESAAYFAVSEVLTNAVKHAAADSIWVDLSYAAGALRVSVGDNGRGGATSGAGGGLSGVERRLGTFDGVLAVSSPAGGPTLVTLEIPCALS; encoded by the coding sequence ATGAACGCGACCAGGGCACGCGAGGGACTGACGGCGGGCGTGCGGGGCCTCGCGGTGGGATCGAGCGCGCTGACCACCTCGATCGTCCTGTTCGTCCTCGCCGTGGTCTCGATCGCCGTCATCCCGCTCGGCGTCGGGGTGTTCACCACCCCGTCCGCCCTCCTCAAGGTGCGGGCGCACGCCGACACCCGGCGGAAGCTGGCCCAGAAGTGGAGCGGGGTGCGGATCGGCTCCGCCTACCGCCCGATCCCCTGCCGCCCCGGTCCGCTGGAAGAGGTCCGGCGGTGCGCGGCGCTGCTGCGTGACCCCGCTACCTGGCACGATCTGCGCTGGCTCCTGGTGGACATGACCGCGGGCGGCGTGCTCGCGCTCCTGCCGGCGACCCTGCTCGCCTACCTCGGCTACGGCTGGGTGCTCGCCCTCGGCGTGTGGCGGCCGATCGCGGACGCGGGCGGCGACTGGTTCCTGTTCATCCACATCACCAGCCAGGGCAGCGCGTTCGCGGCCGCCGCGCTCGGCACCGCGATGTTCGTGCTCGGCCTGTTCGTCAACCCGGCCCTGCTGCGCGCCCACTTCCGGCTCGTCGGGGCGGTGCTCGCCCCCTCCCGCGAGGCCGAGCTGGCCCAGCGCGTCGACCGCCTCACCGAGACCCGGCACGACGCCGTGGACACCTCGGCGGCCGAACTGCGGCGCATCGAGCGGGACTTGCACGACGGTGCCCAGGCCCGGCTCGTCGCGATGGGCATGAACCTGGGCACCATCGAGGCGCTCGTCGAGACGGACCCGGCGCAGGCCAAGAAGCTCCTCGCGATGGCCCGCGCCTCCTCCGCCGAGGCGCTGACGGAACTGCGCGACCTGGTGCGCGGCATCCATCCGCCGGTCCTCGCCGAGCGTGGACTGGCCGACGCCATCAAGGCGTTGGCGCTGCGCCTGCCGGTGCCGACGGAGGTGTCGGTGGATCTGCCGGAGCGGGCCCGCGCCGAGGCGCCGGTGGAGTCGGCGGCGTACTTCGCGGTCAGCGAGGTGCTCACCAACGCCGTCAAGCACGCGGCGGCGGACAGCATCTGGGTGGACCTGTCGTACGCGGCGGGCGCACTGCGCGTCTCGGTCGGCGACAACGGCCGGGGCGGGGCCACGTCCGGAGCGGGCGGCGGCCTGAGCGGGGTCGAGCGGCGGCTCGGTACATTCGACGGCGTGCTCGCCGTCAGCAGCCCCGCGGGCGGCCCCACTCTGGTCACCCTGGAGATCCCTTGCGCGTTGTCCTAG
- a CDS encoding winged helix-turn-helix domain-containing protein → MANTRTLQPSDAPAPLARGRHRLRAVDRDEVARPAAGQILDFLPPGATWLPAPQHTLPALPGRPPMVGYLVLVPADQQPPVLAAAPESLTPVPVEPAVGGDALVRIDGARRIASVYGRQLDLTYLEFELLAHLVAHPHRVHTRDQLVTTVWGYGHVGDGRTVDVHVARLRRKMGAEHRGAIQTVRRVGYKYAP, encoded by the coding sequence ATGGCGAACACCCGTACCCTCCAGCCCTCCGACGCCCCCGCCCCCCTTGCCCGGGGCCGGCACCGACTGCGGGCCGTGGACCGCGACGAGGTGGCCCGGCCGGCCGCCGGCCAGATCCTCGACTTCCTTCCGCCGGGCGCCACCTGGCTGCCCGCCCCCCAGCACACCCTGCCCGCGCTGCCGGGCCGGCCCCCGATGGTCGGCTATCTGGTGCTGGTCCCGGCCGACCAGCAGCCCCCGGTGCTGGCCGCGGCGCCCGAGTCCCTGACGCCCGTGCCCGTCGAGCCCGCGGTCGGCGGTGACGCCCTGGTACGGATCGACGGCGCGCGCCGCATCGCCTCGGTGTACGGACGCCAACTCGACCTCACCTACCTGGAGTTCGAGCTCCTCGCCCACCTGGTGGCGCATCCGCACCGGGTGCACACCCGCGACCAGCTGGTGACCACGGTGTGGGGGTACGGGCACGTCGGCGACGGCCGCACCGTGGACGTCCATGTGGCCCGGCTGCGCCGCAAGATGGGCGCCGAGCACCGCGGGGCCATCCAGACCGTGCGCCGGGTGGGCTACAAGTACGCCCCCTGA
- the glnII gene encoding glutamine synthetase: MTYKAEYIWIDGTEPTAKLRSKTKIMAGSPVAVGELPIWGFDGSSTNQAEGHASDRVLKPVASYPDPIRGGDDILVLCEVLNIDGTAHESNTRALLRPVAERFASQEPIFGIEQEYTFFDGARPLGFPVGGFPAAQGGYYCGVGADEIFGRQIVEKHLDHCLAAGLGISGINAEVMPGQWEFQVGPLSPLEVSDQLWIARWLLYRTAEDFNVSATLDPKPVKGDWNGAGAHTNFSTRAMREGYDAIITACESLGEGSKPMDHVKNYGAGIDDRLTGLHETAPWDQYKYGVSDRGASVRIPWQVEVDRKGYIEDRRPNANVDPYVVTRLIVDTCCTGLEKAGQV, translated from the coding sequence GTGACGTACAAGGCCGAGTACATCTGGATCGACGGCACCGAGCCGACCGCCAAGCTCCGTTCCAAGACGAAGATCATGGCCGGGTCGCCCGTCGCCGTCGGCGAGCTGCCGATCTGGGGCTTCGACGGATCCAGCACCAACCAGGCCGAGGGCCACGCCTCGGACCGCGTCCTGAAGCCCGTCGCCTCCTACCCGGACCCGATCCGCGGCGGCGACGACATCCTCGTGCTGTGCGAGGTCCTGAACATCGACGGCACCGCCCACGAGTCCAACACGCGTGCGCTGCTGCGTCCGGTCGCGGAGCGGTTCGCGAGCCAGGAGCCGATCTTCGGCATCGAGCAGGAGTACACCTTCTTCGACGGCGCCCGCCCGCTCGGTTTCCCCGTGGGCGGCTTCCCCGCCGCGCAGGGCGGTTACTACTGCGGCGTCGGCGCGGACGAGATCTTCGGCCGCCAGATCGTCGAGAAGCACCTCGACCACTGCCTCGCCGCGGGCCTCGGCATCTCCGGCATCAACGCCGAAGTGATGCCCGGCCAGTGGGAGTTCCAGGTCGGCCCGCTCTCCCCGCTGGAGGTCTCCGACCAGCTGTGGATCGCGCGCTGGCTCCTGTACCGCACCGCCGAGGACTTCAACGTCTCGGCCACCCTCGACCCGAAGCCGGTCAAGGGCGACTGGAACGGCGCGGGCGCCCACACCAACTTCTCGACCCGGGCGATGCGCGAGGGCTACGACGCGATCATCACGGCGTGCGAGTCGCTCGGCGAGGGCTCCAAGCCGATGGACCACGTCAAGAACTACGGCGCCGGCATCGACGACCGTCTGACGGGTCTGCACGAGACGGCCCCGTGGGACCAGTACAAGTACGGCGTATCGGACCGCGGCGCCTCGGTCCGCATTCCGTGGCAGGTCGAGGTGGACCGCAAGGGCTACATCGAGGACCGCCGCCCGAACGCCAACGTCGACCCCTATGTGGTGACCCGGCTGATCGTCGACACCTGCTGCACCGGCCTGGAGAAGGCCGGCCAGGTCTGA